In Novipirellula artificiosorum, the DNA window AGAGCGATGGAGTGCGACTTTGAGAATCGGCTGAACGCTCACGGCGTATCACGCGCCGCGTGTGCGATCCTGAGTGCGATCACGAATGACGGAAAGACCACGCCTGCATCGCTCGCGTCATTCATCGGGATTGACGCGGCTGCAATCACTCGGCACTTGGATCGCCTCGAAGAGCAAGGCCTTCTCGTTCGGGAGCGAAGCGCTGCAGATCGGCGCGTCGTGAATCTCAAATTGACTCGCAAGGGCTCCCGACTCGTTCCCAAGCTCGTTGCCGATTCAAAGGCGACCAATATGAAGTTTCTGGCCAGTCTGACTTTGGCGGAGAAGAAGGGTTTGCAGGAGATCATGCAAAAGATGCTGGCCAACAGCGATCTGGTCCCGGGAGATATTTAGCGATGCGGACGTGCCTGAGTGAGATGCAGGTGGCCCCAATCTCGATTGGAGAAGAAAAATGATACGAAGCCTTCACGTTCTTGGATCGACGCTCTCGCTAGTCGCGTTCGCGTTTCTCACATCGCTCGACTCGCAAATTTTGCATGCTGACGAAGTGATCACTCCGGGGGAAGCCCGCGCCGTCGCCAAGGAAGCCTACACCTACGCGAACCCGGTGGTGGACAGCTACCGCGTGATTCACGGCTACTTCCTGGACCCAGAAAATCCCGAGTTCAAGGGGCCCTTGAACGAGATCAAGAACATCCCCCGGGTCTACACGCACGAGGACAAGGCGGTTCAGACGCCCAATTCCGATACGCCTTACAGTTGGCTGGGGCTCGATTTGCGGGCCGAGCCGTTCGTGCTGACTGTACCCAAAATCGA includes these proteins:
- a CDS encoding MarR family winged helix-turn-helix transcriptional regulator, which produces MTLFTLPEATIAKQGRSIHSSTGYWVTRLARAMECDFENRLNAHGVSRAACAILSAITNDGKTTPASLASFIGIDAAAITRHLDRLEEQGLLVRERSAADRRVVNLKLTRKGSRLVPKLVADSKATNMKFLASLTLAEKKGLQEIMQKMLANSDLVPGDI